A single genomic interval of Lucilia cuprina isolate Lc7/37 chromosome 2, ASM2204524v1, whole genome shotgun sequence harbors:
- the LOC111684876 gene encoding uncharacterized protein LOC111684876, with product MLNFKVVFLLMALTAPGMFALSCRDLEDAEANGEIPAVMPDEAQVKINWGPVWDDIEGNNEFVVRNLEVESEEDNQNCEAPNGLGLKNLFVEVEKLLPQQKIKTIVKSYAEDPEVKALKAFIQSPQTQEKLKIIQNSQEYQILKDYSCRILHIDLVKYNKLARTLINPSLNRADYRKGIRGLINEVDAVLPRKELRELYQNLLASDEELAKAVANLKSPKFHQLLLNVKNNVPEYKELTKQLSGLGVPIEEMRERLANALGWAPELGLFV from the exons atgttaaattttaaagttgtttttttattgatgGCTCTAACAGCTCCTGGTATGTTTGCCTTAAGCTGTAGGGACCTAGAGGATGCCGAAGCTAATGGTGAAATACCGGCTGTAATGCCAGACGAGGCTCAAGTAAAAATCAACTGGGGTCCAGTTTGGGATGATATTGAGGGTAATAATGAAtttgttgtaagaaatttagAGGTTGAAAGTGAGGAAG ACAATCAAAACTGTGAGGCCCCCAATGGCCTTGGACTTAAAAATCTCTTCGTAGAGGTAGAAAAATTATTACCCCAACAAAAGATTAAAACCATAGTAAAATCTTATGCTGAAGATCCCGAAGtgaaagctttaaaagctttcatTCAGAGTCCTCAAACTCAGGAGAAACTTAAAATCATACAAAACTCTCAAGAATATCAGATACTTAAAGACTATAGCTGCCGCATTCTACATATTGATTTAgtcaaatataataaattagcCAGAACTCTTATAAATCCCTCACTAAATCGTGCTGACTATCGCAAAGGTATTCGTGGTCTTATTAACGAAGTCGATGCTGTATTACCACGTAAAGAGTTGCGTGAACTTTATCAAAATCTTTTGGCTTCAGATGAGGAATTAGCTAAGGCCGTGGCAAATTTAAAATCACCAAAATTCCATCAGTTGTTATTGAATGTTAAGAATAATGTTCCCGAGTATAAGGAGTTGACTAAACAATTGAGTGGTTTGGGTGTGCCAATTGAGGAAATGCGTGAACGTTTGGCCAATGCCTTAGGATGGGCTCCAGAATTGGGATTGTTTGTTTAG